Within Lactobacillus amylovorus DSM 20531, the genomic segment AGCTGGACGAACAACTGAAGCCAATTGAGTAGCACTCGCAGTAACGATTTCAAATTCTTCAGGAACCTTAGTACCTGCATCCATTGCTGAATTCAAGATACCTACTGAAGAAATGTCACGAGTTACAATTACACCATCAATACCATCTTTAACGAGTTGAGGATATAAGTTGTAACCATCTGAGTAATCCTTAATGCCAGTATAAATATGTGGTTCACCCAAATTGTTTGCTCTAATGAATTCTTCGTAAGCTGGAATTCTATTTTCGCCATTAACTACGGCATCTTGATCGCCAACTACAATAGCCAAGTTCTTCTTGCCATCATGCATGAGCAAGTTCAACGCTTCGGTATCAGCCTTCTTGTAATCAATCGTAACTGAAGCGAATTCTTCACGATTGTCCTTGGTACCTGCCAAAACTACAGGCGTTTCAGTACGTTTAAATGCTTCCGCAGCCTCATCTGGCAAACGGTTTGACATATAAATTACACCGTCAACTTGCTTGTTAAGCAAACTTTGAATAACTTGATCTTCTTTCATCAAGCGATTTTCAATACTGGTAATGATAATGTTGTACTTGTACAAAAGTGCAATATCATCAATCCCCTTTGATAATTCCGCAAAATATAAATTGGTTAAATCTGGGACGATTAAACCAACAGTAGTGGTACGCTTAGAAGCTAAACCTTGTGCTACCGCATTTGGTTGGTAGTGCAATCTCTTAATAACCTCTAATACGCGATCACGAGTTTCTTTTCTAACATTATTGTTCCCATTAACAACACGAGAAACAGTAGCCATTGAAACTTTAGCTTCTCGAGCAACATCATAAATAGTAACATCTTGCTTATGCATTCTCATCTCAGTCCTTCCCAAAACTCCTTCGCCCTAATAATGTATCATTATCTAGTCTCAAGCGCAAACGTTTACAACTTTTCTTTCATTTTTTCATGCATAAATCATGGTATACTTGCAATAAATTTAAGAAAAGAGGAACGCTATGAACTTAGATAAATTACAACAATGGTTGCAAGATTACGGCAATGACCTTGCCTTTATTTCCAACCCAATTACCATTTCATACTTCACTGGCTATTCAATGGATCCTCATGAACGAATTTTTGCCTTGGTCGTATTTAAAGACGCAGAACCATTCGTATTCTGCCCTGCTTTAAACGTAGAAGAAGCCAAAAATTCTGAATGGGACGGCGACGTTATCGGCTACCTTGATTCAGAAGATCCATGGGGTATTATTGCTGACAACGTTAGAAAACGCGCAAGTGAGCATCACAACTGGGCAATTGAAAAAGACGATTTATCTGTTGCCCACTACCAACGCTTAC encodes:
- a CDS encoding substrate-binding domain-containing protein: MHKQDVTIYDVAREAKVSMATVSRVVNGNNNVRKETRDRVLEVIKRLHYQPNAVAQGLASKRTTTVGLIVPDLTNLYFAELSKGIDDIALLYKYNIIITSIENRLMKEDQVIQSLLNKQVDGVIYMSNRLPDEAAEAFKRTETPVVLAGTKDNREEFASVTIDYKKADTEALNLLMHDGKKNLAIVVGDQDAVVNGENRIPAYEEFIRANNLGEPHIYTGIKDYSDGYNLYPQLVKDGIDGVIVTRDISSVGILNSAMDAGTKVPEEFEIVTASATQLASVVRPALTTIKQPLYDMGAVAMRMLTKLMNNEEVDDIHIELPYELVKKQSTLNQ